One window of the Synechococcus sp. CC9311 genome contains the following:
- a CDS encoding HupE/UreJ family protein: MTSKRITRVFRGLGVFAVAALLLMTAGPAVAHHPFAMPEGGEMNAVQGLLSGIGHPLLGPDHLFFLLAIGWIGLKRPVAWVIPLLAFALGGALLTQFIPLPSSLEPAAEALVSLSLVVEGLIALNIIPAGLLLPVIGLHGYLLGGAIVGAESTPLITYFLGLLIAQGALLLAVSLGSKRLLNALGDQGKRVAAGIWIGIGGAFAWAALVA; encoded by the coding sequence TTGACGTCCAAACGAATCACCAGAGTCTTTCGCGGTCTCGGAGTTTTTGCTGTAGCTGCGTTGTTACTCATGACTGCTGGGCCCGCGGTTGCCCACCATCCCTTCGCGATGCCTGAAGGGGGTGAAATGAATGCGGTGCAGGGATTGCTCAGTGGCATTGGCCACCCTCTGCTGGGCCCTGACCATCTCTTCTTTCTGCTGGCAATTGGATGGATCGGACTTAAGCGCCCAGTCGCTTGGGTGATTCCCCTTTTGGCGTTCGCCCTTGGAGGTGCGCTTTTAACGCAATTCATTCCCCTCCCCTCCAGTCTCGAGCCCGCTGCTGAGGCGCTCGTCTCATTGAGTTTGGTGGTTGAGGGTTTGATCGCTCTCAATATCATTCCTGCAGGACTGTTGCTTCCGGTCATTGGATTGCATGGGTATTTGCTAGGTGGGGCGATTGTTGGCGCTGAATCCACGCCACTCATCACTTATTTCTTGGGTCTGTTGATTGCCCAAGGTGCCTTGCTTCTTGCTGTCAGCCTGGGCTCGAAGCGATTGCTGAATGCTCTTGGCGATCAGGGCAAGCGTGTTGCTGCTGGGATTTGGATTGGTATTGGCGGAGCTTTCGCTTGGGCTGCACTGGTGGCTTAA
- a CDS encoding metal ABC transporter permease — MVRALLISATVGAVCGLLSCYMTLKGWALMGDAVSHSVLPGVILAYAIGLPFSVGAFVFGVGSVAMIGFVKQKSRIKEDTVIGLVFTGFFALGLVLVSKTRSNIDLTHILFGNVLGISIADIQQTVLISALVTAVLLLFRRDLLLFCFDPTHARSIGINTGVLHYLLLSVLSLAAVAGLQTVGIILVVAMLVTPGATAYLLTDRFDRMSWLAIGSSILSSLLGVYTSYWTDSSPAGCIVLVQTGLFVMAFLFAPKHGILRHRFASSMPISRLPNP; from the coding sequence ATGGTGAGGGCTCTTCTAATCAGTGCCACCGTTGGTGCCGTTTGCGGTCTCCTGTCTTGTTACATGACTCTCAAGGGCTGGGCGTTGATGGGTGATGCGGTTTCTCATTCAGTGTTGCCAGGGGTCATCCTGGCCTATGCCATTGGACTGCCTTTTTCGGTTGGGGCCTTTGTCTTTGGTGTGGGATCAGTCGCCATGATTGGCTTCGTTAAGCAGAAGTCCCGAATTAAAGAAGACACGGTGATTGGCCTTGTTTTTACTGGTTTCTTCGCTCTTGGACTGGTGCTGGTCTCGAAGACGCGGAGCAATATTGATCTCACTCATATTCTTTTTGGCAATGTGCTTGGTATCTCTATTGCTGATATTCAACAAACGGTTCTGATTTCAGCTCTTGTAACTGCTGTTCTTTTGTTATTCCGTCGTGATCTTTTGTTGTTTTGTTTCGACCCGACGCATGCACGCTCGATTGGAATCAACACGGGTGTTCTCCATTACCTCCTTCTCTCTGTGCTCTCTCTTGCTGCGGTTGCTGGTTTGCAAACGGTAGGCATCATTTTGGTGGTGGCCATGCTGGTTACTCCTGGGGCTACTGCTTATCTGCTAACAGATCGCTTTGATCGAATGAGTTGGTTGGCGATTGGCAGCAGCATTCTTTCCAGTCTTCTTGGCGTATATACAAGTTATTGGACTGATAGTTCACCAGCTGGTTGCATCGTTCTTGTACAGACAGGTTTGTTTGTGATGGCGTTTCTGTTTGCTCCTAAGCACGGGATCTTGCGCCATCGATTCGCATCGTCGATGCCAATTTCAAGGTTGCCGAATCCATAA
- a CDS encoding metal ABC transporter ATP-binding protein, giving the protein MRIEADQICVDYNGTVALYDASLHLPAGCICGLVGMNGSGKSTLFKALTGFIRPSRGHIKINGRSVSRAQRDQAVAYVPQNEGIDCDFPVSVWDVVMMGRYGAMNVLRIPRQSDRVAVRDALERVELLDLRDRPIAALSGGQRKRTFLARAIAQRASVLLLDEPFNGVDVRTEKLMAELFFQLRKEGRTILISTHDLSHVRDFCDLTVLINKTVLAYGETSKVFTPENLSLAFGGLPPDLLTGNSSSEDA; this is encoded by the coding sequence ATGAGGATCGAGGCAGATCAGATCTGTGTTGACTACAACGGCACAGTTGCCCTCTACGACGCTTCTCTTCATCTGCCTGCGGGATGCATCTGTGGTCTGGTGGGGATGAATGGGTCTGGTAAATCGACCCTTTTCAAGGCGCTCACTGGTTTTATTCGTCCCTCACGTGGACACATCAAAATCAATGGTCGCAGTGTGTCTAGGGCTCAGCGTGATCAAGCTGTTGCGTATGTGCCTCAGAACGAAGGGATCGATTGCGATTTTCCTGTCTCTGTTTGGGATGTGGTGATGATGGGTCGCTATGGAGCCATGAATGTGCTCCGGATCCCACGGCAGTCAGACAGGGTTGCGGTTCGCGATGCCCTTGAGCGCGTTGAGCTTCTTGATCTAAGGGATCGCCCGATCGCTGCTCTCTCCGGAGGTCAACGTAAACGGACCTTTTTGGCAAGAGCCATTGCACAGCGCGCATCGGTGTTGTTATTGGATGAACCCTTCAATGGCGTGGACGTTCGTACGGAGAAGTTGATGGCAGAGCTGTTTTTCCAGTTGCGTAAGGAAGGACGCACCATTTTGATTTCAACGCATGATCTCAGTCATGTCAGAGACTTCTGCGATCTCACAGTTCTAATCAATAAAACGGTTTTGGCTTACGGTGAAACATCGAAGGTGTTCACTCCAGAAAATCTTTCTTTGGCCTTTGGTGGCCTCCCTCCAGATTTATTGACCGGAAATAGTTCCTCGGAGGACGCTTGA
- a CDS encoding metal ABC transporter substrate-binding protein, which produces MTTLAVGLPLVFACSKQGDLSNKSGNGSDDRPIVLTTFTILADMARQVAGDRLQVKSITKPGAEIHGYEPSPKDLEQASGADLIVENGLGLELWARRFVQSAGDVPTVTLTEGMQPLLIEGDVYAGKPNPHAWMSPLRAQGYVDQLVDAFSDLDPEGSQIYRDNGKRYKFQLKNLDTELRNLLAVIPKKQRVLVSCEGAFSYLAQDYGFDEAYLWPVNAESQITPRRMARLIERVKRDQVPAVFCETTVSDKAQREVARASGARFGGNFYVDSLSKRNGPAPTLLDLQRHNVKLLRQGLAASSEKSS; this is translated from the coding sequence ATGACAACACTTGCAGTGGGCTTGCCTTTGGTTTTTGCATGTTCTAAGCAAGGTGATTTATCTAATAAATCTGGTAATGGTTCTGATGATCGTCCAATTGTTTTGACAACATTTACGATCCTTGCTGATATGGCTCGTCAGGTGGCTGGTGATCGTTTGCAAGTGAAGTCAATTACGAAGCCGGGTGCAGAAATTCATGGATATGAGCCTTCTCCTAAGGATTTAGAACAAGCATCAGGAGCAGATTTAATCGTTGAAAATGGATTGGGATTAGAACTTTGGGCTCGTCGCTTTGTTCAATCAGCTGGAGACGTGCCCACTGTCACTCTCACCGAGGGGATGCAGCCATTGCTCATTGAGGGGGATGTGTATGCCGGAAAGCCCAATCCCCATGCCTGGATGTCACCTTTGCGGGCTCAGGGATATGTGGATCAACTCGTCGATGCCTTTTCTGACCTCGATCCAGAGGGGTCTCAGATTTATCGAGACAATGGCAAACGCTACAAGTTCCAATTGAAAAATTTGGATACCGAGTTGCGAAACCTCCTCGCTGTCATTCCCAAAAAACAGCGAGTTTTGGTCAGCTGTGAAGGGGCATTTTCCTATTTGGCTCAAGATTATGGATTTGATGAGGCCTATTTATGGCCGGTCAATGCTGAAAGCCAGATCACTCCAAGACGCATGGCTCGGTTGATTGAGCGTGTGAAAAGAGATCAGGTTCCTGCGGTGTTTTGTGAAACCACGGTGAGTGATAAAGCCCAGCGAGAGGTGGCTCGCGCTTCAGGCGCTCGTTTTGGTGGCAATTTCTATGTGGACTCTCTATCAAAACGCAACGGTCCTGCACCAACTCTGCTCGACCTTCAACGCCACAATGTGAAACTTCTTAGGCAGGGGTTGGCTGCTTCCTCCGAAAAGTCCTCATGA
- a CDS encoding DUF2256 domain-containing protein, protein MASPDRPTKICAVCGRPFQWRRKWKDVWDEVRYCSERCRRRRGTIGVKPSS, encoded by the coding sequence ATGGCGTCACCGGATCGCCCCACGAAAATATGTGCTGTTTGTGGTCGCCCATTTCAATGGCGTCGCAAATGGAAAGATGTTTGGGATGAGGTTCGTTACTGCTCTGAGCGCTGTAGGCGTCGGCGTGGAACTATTGGAGTAAAACCATCTTCATGA
- a CDS encoding DUF924 family protein: MQTNPNAVLRFWFHDCRPHQWFRRNADFDAVVWKRFGKLTASALKSELSHWEQNATGALALVLMMDQFTRQLWRDEPRAFAGDAQALSLTQKAVAEGWIAQEPAQVRRQFWLMPMLHSEELEVIVDAISFLERWSDPATVAVACRNKTLIQRFGRYPQRNAALGRPSTHEELRFLKDWNSRAKQKRCLSHACDQCSKQGPIQYRVKTAAQPNWRFACPSCLNNLQHQPGYQYGGTRKANRRKRQR, translated from the coding sequence ATGCAGACCAACCCGAATGCGGTGCTCCGCTTCTGGTTTCATGACTGTCGCCCGCACCAATGGTTTCGTAGGAATGCAGACTTTGACGCAGTGGTGTGGAAACGCTTCGGAAAGCTCACAGCCTCAGCATTAAAAAGTGAACTCAGCCACTGGGAGCAGAACGCGACCGGTGCACTGGCTCTTGTTTTGATGATGGATCAATTCACACGGCAACTGTGGAGGGATGAACCCAGAGCTTTTGCGGGCGATGCTCAAGCCCTAAGCCTGACCCAGAAAGCGGTCGCCGAAGGATGGATCGCCCAAGAACCAGCACAGGTGCGACGCCAGTTCTGGTTGATGCCGATGCTCCACAGCGAGGAATTGGAAGTCATTGTGGACGCGATTTCCTTTCTGGAGCGATGGAGCGACCCAGCCACAGTGGCAGTCGCTTGTCGCAACAAGACTTTGATCCAACGCTTTGGACGTTATCCACAACGCAATGCCGCACTGGGAAGACCCTCCACTCACGAGGAGTTGAGGTTTTTAAAGGATTGGAATTCACGTGCCAAACAGAAACGATGCCTTTCTCACGCTTGTGATCAATGCTCTAAACAAGGACCGATTCAGTACAGGGTTAAAACAGCAGCACAACCAAACTGGCGATTTGCATGCCCCAGCTGCTTGAACAATCTGCAACACCAACCTGGTTAT